In a genomic window of Gossypium arboreum isolate Shixiya-1 chromosome 7, ASM2569848v2, whole genome shotgun sequence:
- the LOC108452785 gene encoding uncharacterized protein LOC108452785 has product MATTPSITDLFAQLALHLQLPINARENEEETLNLSISKLNQSLNLNENPNSELRVLDTALSLMCFKSPQVFDSLIEYLVKTIISVLSSSVTFKVSRLQNEEFLLIDSSNLGLHCVELVEMFNNIHAKIQGKGLFSHLLLRAVLRVAVLASCYLSSSPHKPILVESIEGRSAAVSKLHCHLPAELSLENEELPLRLFFWYLDPLTLKQAVSKILQDTRERPFLCLSEEFHQRMDWRAIIICLALSPVMFIETRALLHNWFLRTGLAFVLDLLAGLVAAILDVISRPTWWGLSVEMGSKLPFSNAYFPNKNHLLRILVGAFSVENFIHLVHATSELVSLGGEQLCPAIKSTAVAVQSIDHKSLCRALAIDFPDWFYFASVLLFSEKTLQKNFQAKCSFSPKVGEVHDKESLSTFAARYIAWILSPTSKNNQDFLVDFLTKISLSWGLKQFDLAMPNKEGATSKKKLKKPKVHNKMEGYAQAKEYDCQMIGIWLNETEKMYLEYGSNTTINGSASADSNAFYVLNLQQNVLLRRILLGVLIGCPSCITENGCELLLHYAATGKILQPRETMHAGLRHIKHKSEREDLTTWIDKCSEKDVLAGACLVFGLTDAVDSISASFFKTEESGIDFIYQVKVKARKYLMKCINRLCQLNNEKGGVSMLRDVHNRLERWRHQGREILQVQKDVDDIINYLNQKIVKSNK; this is encoded by the exons ATGGCGACGACGCCATCAATCACCGATCTCTTCGCTCAACTCGCTCTTCACCTCCAATTACCGATCAACGCACGCGAAAACGAAGAGGAAACTCTCAATCTCTCGATTTCGAAGCTAAACCAATCTCTCAACCTCAATGAAAACCCTAATTCTGAGCTTAGGGTTTTGGATACCGCTCTATCTCTTATGTGTTTCAAGTCGCCCCAG GTTTTCGATTCACTGATCGAGTATTTAGTGAAGACGATCATCAGCGTTTTGTCATCTTCGGTTACTTTCAAGGTTTCGCGGCTTCAAAATGAAGAGTTTTTGCTTATAGATAGCTCAAATTTGGGTCTACATTGCGTGGAATTGGTTGAAATGTTTAACAACATTCACGCAAAGATACAAGGAAAAG GGTTATTTTCTCATTTGCTGTTACGAGCTGTTTTAAGGGTAGCGGTTTTGGCATCTTGCTATCTGTCTTCATCCCCGCATAAACCTATTCTTGTAGAATCAATTGAAGGAAGAAGTGCTGCTGTTTCCAAGTTGCATTGTCATTTACCTGCTGAACTGTCCCTCGAAAATGAGGAACTACCATTGAG GTTGTTCTTCTGGTATCTGGACCCCCTAACTCTAAAGCAAGCTGTTTCAAAGATATTACAAGATACCAGAGAAAGGCCTTTCCTTTGTTTGAGTGAGGAATTTCACCAGAGAATGGATTGGCGTGCCATCATAATATGCTTGGCACTTTCTCCTGTTATGTTTATCGAGACCAGAGCTCTATTGCATAACTGGTTTCTTAGAAC GGGTCTGGCTTTTGTACTAGATCTTCTGGCTGGACTAGTGGCAGCAATTTTGGATGTAATTTCCAGACCAACATGGTGGGGCTTATCTGTGGAAATGGGATCTAAGCTACCATTTTCTAATGCATATTTCCCAAATAAGAACCATTTATTGAGGATTTTAGTTGGAGCCTTCTCTGTTGAAAACTTTATACATTTAGTGCATGCCACAAGTGAACTAGTATCTCTTGGTGGGGAACAACTGTGTCCAGCTATCAAGTCGACAGCAGTGGCAGTTCAGAGCATAGATCACAAATCTCT TTGCAGGGCTTTGGCAATAGACTTTCCTGATTGGTTCTATTTTGCTTCTGTTTTACTCTTCTCTGAGAAAACTCTCCAGAAGAATTTTCAAGCTAAATGCTCATTTTCACCCAAAGTTGGAGAAGTACATGATAAGGAATCATTGTCTACATTTGCTGCAAGGTATATTGCCTGGATTCTGAGTCCCACTAGTAAAAATAATCAGGATTTTTTAGTTGATTTTTTGACTAAAATATCTCTGTCTTGGGGTCTGAAACAATTCGACTTAGCTATGCCCAACAAAGAAGGAGCTACAAGCAAGAAGAAACTTAAGAAACCAAAAGTTCATAACAAGATGGAGGGTTATGCTCAGGCAAAAGAGTATGATTGTCAAATGATTGGGATCTGGCTCAATGAAACTGAAAAAATGTACCTTGAATATGGTAGTAATACAACCATCAATGGTTCTGCATCTGCTGATTCAAATGCATTCTATGTTCTTAACCTGCAGCAAAATGTTCTTTTAAGGAGAATCCTATTAGGCGTATTGATTGGTTGCCCCAGTTGTATCACTGAGAATGGATGTGAACTTCTGCTGCACTATGCTGCAACAGGGAAAATACTTCAGCCAAGGGAAACTATGCACGCCGGACTAAGACATATAAAACATAAGTCTGAAAGGGAGGACTTAACTACCTGGATTGACAAATGTAGTGAAAAAGATGTTTTAGCAGGTGCTTGTCTTGTTTTTGGCTTGACAGATGCTGTTGATAGTATATCTGCTTCATTTTTCAAGACTGAAGAGAGTGGGATAGATTTTATTTACCAGGTGAAAGTAAAGGCTAGGAAGTATTTAATGAAGTGCATCAATAGACTATGCCAGCTTAATAATGAAAAAGGAGGAGTTTCGATGTTAAGGGACGTACATAATAGACTGGAGCGATGGAGGCATCAAGGGCGGGAAATATTACAAGTTCAGAAAGATGTAGATGATATCATCAATTACTTGAATCAGAAAATCGTCAAGTCAAATAAATAG
- the LOC108452774 gene encoding beta-galactosidase-like, which translates to MWDKHNMLSSTTTRANMLFMLWLLFSSWVFSLVSATVSYDSKAIIINGRRRILLSGSIHYPRSTPEMWPDLIAKAKEGGLDVIQTYVFWNGHEPSPGKYYFEDRYDLVRFVKLVQQAGLYVNLRIGPYVCAEWNFGGFPVWLKYVRGIAFRTDNGPFKAAMQKFTAKIVNMMKAEKLFQTQGGPIIMAQIENEFGPVEWEIGAPGKSYTKWAAQMAVGLRTGVPWIMCKQDDAPDPVINTCNGFYCENFTPNAKYKPKMWTENWTGWFTEFGGAVPTRPAEDIAFSVARFIQNGGSFVNYYMYHGGTNFGRTAGGPFIATSYDYDAPIDEYGLTREPKWGHLRDLHKAIKSSEAALVSAYPTVTSLGSKQEAHVFKSKSGACAAFLANYDTRYSVKVKFGNGQYDLPRWSISILPDCKTAVFNTARIGAHSSKKAMVPLNRAFSWQSYNEQSPTADDREATVHNGLWEQIYLTRDASDYLWYMTDVKIDPNEGFLKGGQGPILTVWSAGHALHVFINGQLSGTVYGGLDNPKLTFSNNVKLRAGINRISLLSVAVGLPNVGTHFETWNAGILGPVTLKGLNEGTRDISKQNWSYKIGLKGEALNLHTVTGSSSVEWVQGSQLVKKQPMTWYKTTFNAPGGNEPLALDMSSMGKGQVWINGQSIGRHWPGYIARGSCGACDYAGTYTDKKCRTNCGEPSQRWYHVPHSWVKPSGNLLVVFEEWGGDPTRIALVKRTATA; encoded by the exons ATGTGGGACAAACACAACATGTTATCATCAACAACAACAAGAGCCAACATGTTGTTCATGTTATGGCTATTGTTTTCCTCTTGGGTTTTTTCCTTGGTTTCAGCCACTGTTTCTTACGATAGCAAAGCTATCATCATTAATGGCAGAAGAAGGATTCTCCTTTCTGGTTCTATTCATTACCCCAGAAGCACGCCTGAG ATGTGGCCCGATCTTATAGCAAAGGCTAAAGAAGGAGGGTTAGATGTTATACAAACATATGTTTTCTGGAATGGACATGAGCCTTCTCCTGGAAAA tATTATTTTGAGGATAGATATGATCTGGTTAGATTTGTTAAGCTGGTCCAACAAGCTGGTCTTTATGTTAATCTCAGAATTGGTCCCTATGTTTGTGCTGAATGGAACTTTGG GGGATTCCCTGTTTGGCTCAAATATGTTCGTGGTATTGCTTTCAGGACAGATAATGGACCTTTCAag GCTGCAATGCAAAAATTCACAGCGAAGATAGTCAACATGATGAAAGCAGAGAAGCTGTTTCAGACTCAGGGAGGTCCAATAATTATGGCTCAG ATTGAGAATGAGTTTGGTCCGGTTGAATGGGAAATCGGTGCTCCTGGCAAATCTTACACCAAATGGGCTGCACAAATGGCAGTCGGACTCCGGACCGGTGTCCCGTGGATTATGTGTAAGCAAGATGATGCACCAGACCCTGTG ATAAACACCTGCAATGGATTCTACTGTGAGAACTTTACACCCAATGCAAAATATAAACCGAAGATGTGGACTGAAAACTGGACAGGCTG GTTTACGGAGTTTGGTGGTGCAGTTCCGACAAGACCGGCAGAAGACATAGCATTTTCAGTTGCAAGGTTCATACAGAATGGTGGTTCATTTGTTAATTATTACATG TACCACGGTGGAACCAACTTTGGCCGGACAGCCGGTGGTCCCTTCATTGCAACTAGCTATGATTATGATGCTCCTATTGATGAATATG GGCTTACAAGGGAACCAAAATGGGGACATCTAAGAGATTTGCATAAAGCAATCAAATCAAGTGAAGCAGCTTTAGTTTCTGCATATCCTACAGTGACATCTCTTGGAAGTAAACAAGAG GCTCATGTGTTCAAGTCTAAGTCCGGTGCATGTGCTGCATTCCTAGCAAACTATGACACGAGATATTCCGTAAAAGTAAAGTTCGGAAATGGTCAATATGACTTACCTCGTTGGTCCATCAGCATCCTCCCGGACTGTAAAACTGCTGTTTTTAATACTGCCAGG ATTGGTGCTCACAGCTCAAAGAAGGCAATGGTGCCTCTAAACAGAGCATTTTCTTGGCAATCATACAATGAACAAAGCCCCACTGCTGATGATCGAGAAGCAACTGTACATAATGGTCTCTGGGAACAAATATATCTCACCAGAGACGCGTCAGATTATTTGTGGTACATGACAGA TGTAAAAATCGACCCTAATGAAGGGTTCTTGAAGGGTGGGCAAGGTCCTATTCTCACTGTTTGGTCAGCAGGCCATGCTTTGCATGTTTTCATCAACGGTCAACTATCGG GTACCGTGTATGGCGGATTAGACAATCCAAAACTAACATTCAGCAACAATGTCAAGCTAAGAGCTGGGATTAACAGGATTTCTTTATTAAGCGTTGCAGTTGGGCTCCCG AATGTTGGCACTCATTTTGAGACATGGAATGCCGGCATTCTAGGTCCGGTTACATTGAAGGGTCTCAATGAAGGGACAAGAGACATATCCAAGCAAAACTGGTCTTACAAG ATTGGTTTAAAAGGGGAAGCCTTAAACCTTCACACTGTTACTGGAAGCTCTTCAGTTGAATGGGTTCAAGGATCACAATTGGTGAAGAAACAACCTATGACTTGGTACAAG ACAACTTTTAACGCACCGGGAGGCAATGAACCGTTAGCTTTAGATATGAGTAGCATGGGAAAAGGGCAAGTATGGATAAATGGCCAGAGCATAGGACGCCACTGGCCTGGATATATAGCTCGAGGTAGTTGCGGTGCTTGTGATTATGCCGGAACTTATACTGACAAGAAATGTAGAACTAACTGTGGAGAGCCTTCTCAAAGATG GTACCATGTTCCACATTCGTGGGTGAAGCCGAGTGGAAACCTTTTGGTTGTGTTTGAAGAATGGGGTGGTGATCCAACTAGGATTGCTTTGGTTAAAAGAACTGCAACTGCATGA